The Hymenobacter oligotrophus genome segment AGCGTGGGGTCGAGGCGCTGCGCCAGGGCCGATACGGCGGCAAAGGCGGCGGCCAGCTGTTCCTGCTGCTCGGCCAACGACACCTCCTCCTGACCTAGGGAAGCGGCCACCTGCTTTTTCAGCTCGGGCAGCGGCCTGAACAAATCGTTGGTGCCCAGGCCCAGCTTGCGCAGCTTGCCTAGGTGCGTGCGGCCCACGTACAGCGCCGAGTTGCGCAGCAGCACCATGGGCATGGGCACTTGGTAATGCTCGAATACACCTTTCAGCTGCAGCCAATAGGCTACCTCGGCGCCGCCGCCCACGTAGCACAGGTTGGGCAGCAGCATTTCTTGATAGAGCGGGCGCAGCACCACGTTGGGGCTAAAGCACTCGGGCTGCTCCTGGGCGTGCGCTACGGCCTCGTCGGTGGTCCAGCGGATATCGGTGTTGCGCACCACCACGTGGCCGTCTTCCAACTCCAGCCGTTCGCGCTTGCCTTCGTTGGTGAGGTAAAACAAGTTGAGCGGGCGGGCATACACCTGCGGCTTGTAGCTGGCTGCTTCCAAGGCCGCATCGGTGGTTTGCACAGCTTGGTAAGCGGCCTGGGTGCGCAGCTCCTCGGCTACTACAGGCGCCAGCACTTGCTTCAGTTCGGCGTCGTCGGGCTCGATGCTGAGCAGGCCGTACTGGCCAAACAGCTCGTGCGTAAGGCGGCGGGTGGCTTCGGCCAAGGTTTGGCTTTGCTCGTAGGCTTCGCGGAAGGCGGCAGGCACCTCGGCGGGCAGTTGCGCCAGTACCTGCTCGCTAAGCCCCGCCAGCGGCATGCGGCCCACGGGCCCGCCGGTTTGCTCGGCCTGCCACTCCAGCTTTTTGCCGAACAAGTGCAGGTGGTTGATTTCGGCGAAGTCGTGGTCTTCGGTAGCCATCCAGTACACCGGCACAAAATCATACTGCGGGTGCTGGGCCTTCAATTGGCGGCACAGCTTTACCACGGTCGCAATCTTGTAAATGAAGTACAGCGGGCCGGTGAGCAAATTGAGCTGGTGGCCGGTGGTTACCGTGAAGGTGGTTTCCTGCGCCAGCAGCCCTAGGTTGGCTTGCACGGCGGGGTGCAGCTCGGGCAAGGCACTTAGTTGCCGGCGAAAGGCTTGTTGCAGCCGCTGGCGGGTAGCGGCCGGATACTGCGAACGTTTCTCCTCGAGCTGCTCGGCAAAAGCGTCCAGCGTCGGAAAGCGGTGGTAAAAAGGCTGGAGCCGGGGCTCTTGCTTCAGGTAATCGGCGATAAACGCGCTAAACGCGCCGGTGGCGGCGTAAGGCAAACAGTGCACGGGCATGGGCGGAGTAGACGTTGCGGCTGCAACGTTCGCAAAAAAACCGCGGCCACAAATTAATGTTCAAGCTCAACTTTATTTAGGTCTATTCCGTCATGGAATTCTCACGCTGATTTGGTAGATTGCTCTACACCCTTTTCGCCTGCTATGATGTCGTCTATTCCTCTTTGGTGTTGGCTGGCAGCCGTGGTGCTCCTGCCTTGGCTGTATACGCTGTGGCACATCCGCAGCGGCGAATTTCCGGGCCGTTGGGAACGGCGGCGTTGGATGTCGTCGGTTGCTTACCTGCCCTTTATTGGCATGTGGCAGTACTGGACCAGCGGCGTGCACCGGCGCCGCGTATCGCACTAGCTTCCTCACCTCCTCCCTGCACACAACAACCTCCTAAAAAGCAAAAGGCCGCGGCAATACCTGCCGCGGCCTTTTCATGCTGTTTAGCTGAGCTTACTTGCTTACCACTTCGCCGTACAGGTCGAAGTCCGAGGCCTCCGTAATCTTCACGTCGGCAAAATCACCTAGGCGCACGTACTGGCTGGTGGCCGGCACCAGCACCTCGTTGTCGACCTCGGGCGAGTCGTACTGCGTGCGGCCTACCCAATAGCCGCTCTCCTTGCGGTCGAACAGCACTTTGTAGGTGTTGCCCACTTTTTGCTCGTTCAGGTCCATCGAAATGCTTTGCTGCAGCTCCATGATGGCGTCGGCGCGCTCCTGCTTCACCTCGGCGGGCACGTTGTCCTCCAGGCTGAAGGCATGGGTGTTCTCCTCGTGCGAGTAGGTGAAGATACCTAGGCGCTCAAACTTGGTGGCCTCCACAAACTGGTACAGCTCCTCAAAGTCCTGCTGCGTTTCGCCGGGGTGGCCGGCAATCAGCGTGGTGCGCAGGGCAATGTCGGGCATGCGCTGCCGAATCTGATCAACCAACTCCACGGTGCGGCGCTTGCTGATGCCGCGGCGCATGGTTTTGAGCATGTTGTCGCTGATGTGCTGCAAGGGCATGTCGAGGTACTTGCACACGTTCTCGCGCTCCTGCATCACGTCGAGCACCTCCATCGGGAACTGCGAGGGGTAGGCGTACTGCAAGCGAATCCAGTCGATGCCGTTCACGTCGCTCAGGCGGCGCACCAGCTCGGCCAGCTTCCGCTCGCCGTACTTGTCGAGGCCGTAGTAGGTAAGGTCCTGCGCAATCAGAATCAGCTCCTTCGTGCCCATGTTGGCCAGCTTGGTCGCCTCGGTTACGAGGTCTTCCATGGGCTTGTCCACGTGCTTGCCGCGCATCAGCGGAATGGCGCAGAACGAGCACGGGCGGTTGCAGCCCTCGGCAATCTTGAAGTAGGCGTAGTGCTTGGGCGTGGTCAGCAAACGCTCGCCCACCAGCTCGTGCTTGTAATCGGCGTTCAGGGTTTTCAGCAACTGCGGCAGCTCGAGGGTACCGAAATAGGCATCTACCTGCGGAATCTCTACCTCCAGCTGGTCTTTATAGCGCTGCGAAAGGCAACCCGTCACGTACACCTTGTCCACTTTGCCAGCCTCTTTGGCGTCGGCGTACTGCAAAATGGTGTCGATGCTTTCCTGCTTGGCGTTGTCGATAAAGCCGCAGGTATTGATGATGACGATACCCGACTCATCTTTGGTCGATTCGTGCGTTACGTCGTAGCCGTTGCCGCGCAACTGACCCATCAGCACCTCCGAGTCCACGAGGTTCTTGGAGCAGCCCAGCGTAATGACGTTAACCTTATTGGCCCGATTGCCTTTTACTTTCATTCTGCAGTAGCGCGAATTGTAGTTCGCGTATCGTTGAACGGCACCACCCACTGGAAAGCGCCTAATCCTGAACATTTTGCCGCACTTTCGCCGCCGGCGAAAATTGGAGCGCAAAGGTACGCAGGAGCCAACGCCTTTTCCTACTCCGAACGTTCCTTTAGCTACGGCAGCCACTGGCAGGCCTGCAGCGCGCATGTTAGTCCGCAGCCCACCAACAGTAATTTCCGATGGGCGTGACGATTGCGAGTGTTTCCTAAAGCCCGCGGCCGCCCGTTAGCAGGCTGTACACGCTTGGTACCAACTTGCGCAACACCGCACCTAGCAGCACGGCCATAGCCGCTATCAGCAGCGGCAGCAGCAAAAACACCGGCAAGTTTTGACTGGGCCAGGTGCGCAGTGCCCACTCGGTAGCGTAATTGATCAGGGGCACATGCAGCACATAAATCATAAACGAGAAGCCCGTTAGCCACACAAACCAGCGCTGGCGCATGGCTGCGCGCACAACGGCATCTAGGCCAAACCACATCACGCCAATGCCCAACAGCTCGGCCGTTTTGTGCAGCAAGAGCATCGGGAAGAAGGACGGCTGCTGGAAATAAAAGGCCATGGCGGTTTTCAGTACCAACAGCCCGAGCCACACAGCAGCAAACGGCCCTACCCGAAACCATCGCGGCGGGGCCTGCACGTTGCGCTGCCGCACGGCCAGCCACACACCTAAGCCGAAAAACAGCGGCCCATTTGCCTCAAATAGCGGGGTAATGCTGATGTCGAGCCCCCAAATCAATCCGGCTATTGCAAAGTAGATAGCGGCCTTGCGCTCCACGGCTTTGCGCAGCCACGGATACACCAGATTGAGCACCAGCAAACTCCGCAGAAACCACAACTGAAACGGCACAGGCAGCAGCAACCAGCGCAGCAGCAACTCGCCGGGCGAGTGGCCGCTCACGAAGGCGTTTTCGGACCCGAACACGCTGAGCGCCGCGGCGCGTACCAGCTCGCGGGTAGGCGGGTACATCTCCAACGCCCAAGTACCGGCCAGCCCAATCAGGCTCCAGAGCAGGTAGGGCACCAGCAAAGTGCGCACCCGGCGTTTTACCCGTTCGCGGTGCGGCGTGCCGCCGTCGTGAAAAGCAAACAGGAAGCCCGATATGCCAAACAGAATGGGAATGCGGAAACGGAACAGGCCATTCGCCAGGAAGTACTGCAGAAACGTGCCGACCGATAAGGGCTCATCTACCGGAGTGGCGAGCTGCAGGTAGCGCGGGTGCAGGTTGTAGGCGTGCACATACACCAGCAGCAGCATGGCCACCAACGACCAAAATCGCAGTTTCTGGCTCAAAAATGCGTCGAGCCCCTTGGGTTCAACGACTTCGTCGGCCGGAGTTGGGAGGTCGGCTACTATTTGCATATCAACCAGATGCACCTAGGGGCGCAACGGTTGGTTAGTTAGTTAGAAGCTTACTCAAAATCAGTCGCATAATTGGGTGATGGGACTCCTAAGCAAAAGAGCCGCTGCGCGTTACGCGCAGCGGCTCCGAGTGCCCACCTAGGTGAGAAACTATTTCTTCGAGAACAGTGAATCGACGAACGTGCGGCGGTCGAACAGCTGCAAATCGGTCATCTTCTCGCCCACGCCAATGTAGCGCACCGGTACGTTCAGCTGATCGGAAATGCCGATAACCACGCCGCCTTTGGCCGTGCCGTCGAGCTTGGTAATAGCCAGGGCCGATACCTCGGTGGCTTTGGTGAACTCCTTGGCTTGCAAAAAGGCGTTTTGGCCCGTGCTCCCATCGAGCACCAGCAATACCTCGTGCGGTGCGTCGGGAATTACCTTCTGCATCACGCGCTTAATCTTGCTCAGCTCGTTCATCAGGTTCACCTTGTTGTGCAGGCGCCCGGCGGTGTCGATGATGACCACATCGGCCTCCATTTCCACGCCTCGCTTCACGGCGTCGTAGGCCACGGAGGCCGGGTCGGTGTTCATGCCGTGCGAAATAACCGGCACGCCCACGCGCTGCCCCCAGATGATGAGCTGATCGACGGCCGCGGCCCGGAACGTATCAGCAGCACCTAGGACTACTTTTTTGCCGGCCGAGTGGAAACGGTGCGCGAGCTTGCCAATGGTGGTGGTCTTGCCCACGCCATTCACGCCCACCACCATAATCACGAAGGGCTGGCCGTTGGCCTCGCGGTCGGCGCGCTCGAGCACGGCCGTGGAGCCGGAGTCGTTTTTCTGGAGCAGGTCGGCAATTTCTTCGCGCAAAATGCGGTCGAGCTCCGAAGTGCCCACGTACTTGTCGCGGGCCACGCGCTTCTCGATGCGGTCAATCACCTTCACGGTGGTGTCAATGCCCACATCGGCGTGCACCAGCACCGATTCCAGGTCGTCGAGCACTTCTTCGTCGACGGTGTTCTTGCCTACAACGGCTTTGCTTAGTTGGTCAAAAAAGCTGGTTTTGGTTTTCTCCAGTCCTTTGTCCAGCGATTCGCGCTGCTCTTTGTTTTCCTTGTCCTTCTTAAAAAAATCGAAAAGGCCCATGGGTTAGGTCTGAGGGATTAGGTCTTGGTACTTAGCGCAACACGCTAAGCCAATAAGTTTGGCTTTGGCAGCCAAGGGCACGCAACTAAGACCTAAGCCCTAATCACCAAGCCCTAACAACGCAAAAAAGTCCCACGAAAAGGCGGGACTTCTTCAC includes the following:
- the rimO gene encoding 30S ribosomal protein S12 methylthiotransferase RimO, which translates into the protein MKVKGNRANKVNVITLGCSKNLVDSEVLMGQLRGNGYDVTHESTKDESGIVIINTCGFIDNAKQESIDTILQYADAKEAGKVDKVYVTGCLSQRYKDQLEVEIPQVDAYFGTLELPQLLKTLNADYKHELVGERLLTTPKHYAYFKIAEGCNRPCSFCAIPLMRGKHVDKPMEDLVTEATKLANMGTKELILIAQDLTYYGLDKYGERKLAELVRRLSDVNGIDWIRLQYAYPSQFPMEVLDVMQERENVCKYLDMPLQHISDNMLKTMRRGISKRRTVELVDQIRQRMPDIALRTTLIAGHPGETQQDFEELYQFVEATKFERLGIFTYSHEENTHAFSLEDNVPAEVKQERADAIMELQQSISMDLNEQKVGNTYKVLFDRKESGYWVGRTQYDSPEVDNEVLVPATSQYVRLGDFADVKITEASDFDLYGEVVSK
- the bshC gene encoding bacillithiol biosynthesis cysteine-adding enzyme BshC translates to MPVHCLPYAATGAFSAFIADYLKQEPRLQPFYHRFPTLDAFAEQLEEKRSQYPAATRQRLQQAFRRQLSALPELHPAVQANLGLLAQETTFTVTTGHQLNLLTGPLYFIYKIATVVKLCRQLKAQHPQYDFVPVYWMATEDHDFAEINHLHLFGKKLEWQAEQTGGPVGRMPLAGLSEQVLAQLPAEVPAAFREAYEQSQTLAEATRRLTHELFGQYGLLSIEPDDAELKQVLAPVVAEELRTQAAYQAVQTTDAALEAASYKPQVYARPLNLFYLTNEGKRERLELEDGHVVVRNTDIRWTTDEAVAHAQEQPECFSPNVVLRPLYQEMLLPNLCYVGGGAEVAYWLQLKGVFEHYQVPMPMVLLRNSALYVGRTHLGKLRKLGLGTNDLFRPLPELKKQVAASLGQEEVSLAEQQEQLAAAFAAVSALAQRLDPTLVKTVAAEQQKVTGIVAGLEKRLSKAAEAKHETAYNQLSGLKEKLFPAGSLQERHDNVLSIVVNNPSFIDQLVEAFEPLALEFTVIEEE
- the ftsY gene encoding signal recognition particle-docking protein FtsY; the protein is MGLFDFFKKDKENKEQRESLDKGLEKTKTSFFDQLSKAVVGKNTVDEEVLDDLESVLVHADVGIDTTVKVIDRIEKRVARDKYVGTSELDRILREEIADLLQKNDSGSTAVLERADREANGQPFVIMVVGVNGVGKTTTIGKLAHRFHSAGKKVVLGAADTFRAAAVDQLIIWGQRVGVPVISHGMNTDPASVAYDAVKRGVEMEADVVIIDTAGRLHNKVNLMNELSKIKRVMQKVIPDAPHEVLLVLDGSTGQNAFLQAKEFTKATEVSALAITKLDGTAKGGVVIGISDQLNVPVRYIGVGEKMTDLQLFDRRTFVDSLFSKK
- a CDS encoding acyltransferase family protein — translated: MQIVADLPTPADEVVEPKGLDAFLSQKLRFWSLVAMLLLVYVHAYNLHPRYLQLATPVDEPLSVGTFLQYFLANGLFRFRIPILFGISGFLFAFHDGGTPHRERVKRRVRTLLVPYLLWSLIGLAGTWALEMYPPTRELVRAAALSVFGSENAFVSGHSPGELLLRWLLLPVPFQLWFLRSLLVLNLVYPWLRKAVERKAAIYFAIAGLIWGLDISITPLFEANGPLFFGLGVWLAVRQRNVQAPPRWFRVGPFAAVWLGLLVLKTAMAFYFQQPSFFPMLLLHKTAELLGIGVMWFGLDAVVRAAMRQRWFVWLTGFSFMIYVLHVPLINYATEWALRTWPSQNLPVFLLLPLLIAAMAVLLGAVLRKLVPSVYSLLTGGRGL